Genomic DNA from Desulfonema ishimotonii:
TTTTAGGACCGTATCCATCAGGATCAGAAACAACATTGTTTTCCAAATAAATAGAAATATCAATAAGTTTTCTCGACATATTTTATCCTTATCAAAGAGTTTTAAAATTATTCAATTGTCTGGCGCGAAAAACTAACGCCTATCTCACCGGCGCAAAAGGGTGGAGGGAGCATCGGGCTATAAACGAGTTTTAAGGCTTGCACTAAAGAAGTTTTGCATCGGGCAAGTTGTTCCAAAGTTCATCTTTAGTTTTATATTTTTTCAGTGCTTCAATTATTTCTGACAGAGGTTCCGATAAAATTTCCTGGAAATCGATTTCTTTTTCAAACTGAATTTGAAAGGCCAATTGTTCCTTTGGTGGACTAAATTGAGCATTTATACCTTCACGATTTCCACGAGAATCAATTCGATACCAACCAAATTTGGGTAGAAATACTGCATTCAGTCCGTGCAAACAATATGGATTTCCATCATCATTGATGCTGAGTCTCTGGTAGCAAAAACCTGCCGGTATTCTGTTGGCTCGAAGCAAAGCTGCCAATAAATGACTTTTTGCATAGCAGATACCTGAACCTGAAGTGATTACCTCAGAGGCTGAACAGGACACAGTTTGAATATTGTAATCATCTATATGTCTGATATTGTCTCTAACCCATTCAAAGCATGATTTTGCCACATCAGCCACAGAGGTTTTATTAACAGACAGATCCTTTGCTTTTGAAAGGATTACAGGGTGATTCCAATCTATAATTTCAGTCTGTTTTAGATATTCTTCCATTTTAAATTTTACCTGCAAACAAGCTTATAACGTTGCGGATGAGCGGCCAGCCGGGTTCAATGCTACGAAAGCAGGCGAACCCGGTCCACGGAATGTGCGGCGCGGGTCAGCGGAGACCTGCGCCGCGCATCTGCCGGTAAAGTGGGCTGAACCGCAGTGATCCACTGCGGCAGCAGCCGGGAGTCATGATCTCCCTTATTTGTAAAGCGGAGGCTGCTCATCCGCAACGATGTGCGGCGCGTATCGCACCGCGGGGCCACGCATGGCGACGGCGGAGCGCCGCACATCGACAAGTTATGCGCTTTTATACCAATGATCGGTATAATCTTAATTGTAACCCATAAAAACCTGTATTTTATCCCTTAGACTGATTCTATTTCAGCGTATGTTCAAGATTTATTGGCTCTTTGAGATCTTGCGGGGTAGTAAAATATGGTTATCAGTGTAACAGCCTTTAAGTATTGAACTTTAATAAAATGAGGTCATTTTTCAATGTGTTCGGGATTTCGAAGCCTTATCGGACATAACAGCTCGTTATTCAGACATATTATCGGAATACATCAGTTTTACTACCCCGCGAATTCCCAAAGAGCCGATTTATTAGTCAGACCATTTATCCATGATTTTTTTGTAAGTACCGTCAGATTGTAATCTCTCATTAGCTTCATGCAATTTTTTTAATGTCTTGTTTGAAACAATTTTGCTGACGCCGAAGTATACATCGCTACTTCCTATCACAAAAGGATGAATCACTACTATGTCACTTTTCTGCTCGTATTTTAACTTATAAATGAGAGTTGTCTTTTCTTCGAGAAATCCCGAAATTCTTCCCGCCTCCAACATTTTTATCACCGTATTGTATGAGGCTTTTTTTTCAAAGTGTTCTGAAAAATCCGAACCTGTGTTTATCCTGTCATTGAATTCTTTTGAATAAAAAACATCCTGCTGATAAGCAATGAGACGCCCTGTTTTCTTTGAAAACAATACAAGATCATCAAGATTTTTTATATCGTTGTTTAAATGTTTTTTATTTATTCCGATAATCATTTTTTCACTGGAATGAGGACCTATGAAATTCATAATTTTTTTACGATCTTCAGTGAGGGCCAATTGACCGATTATTATTGGTTTTTTTTTCATATCAAGCATAGCTCTTGACCAGGGACGTTCCTTGAATTCCATTTTTATACCGGATTCTTCTGATAATGCCCGATAGAAATCAATACTTATTCCTACCCACTCACCATTTTGCTGAAAATAAAAAGGGGGCCAATCATTAACTCTTGCTATAAGAACTTCTTCAGAAGCCATGACATTTGTTACACAAAAAAAAATAATCAACAAAATGGACAAAGACATACGTTTCATAATCAGATATCCTTTATAATTTTTATAAGTTTATGAGGGCAGTTGTGGTAGGAATACCGGTCACCCGGTACCCCCCGCACAGACCCGGACGTGCGGTTTTCCCGCATCCGGTTCCTCGGTTGTACTCGTTTCCGCCTCGGTTTATCTCAACGCAACCTGACGCAGTCGCCTCTTTTCCGTCGGTCTCGGCCTTGGGATACCGGCATGCTCCGGTATGCGCCTGAACTTTTCCCAGTTGCAGCTTTTCCGCTTTCCCGGATTACCCCTTTGAATACATGCCCTGCTCTCAGCCCCCGGCGGAGACCATGCCACTCACCGTAGCGCAACATGGTCTGCTGCCTTCCGTTCGCTGAATACCGTCGGCTTTCACCCTGAGCTGACTCAGAGTTTATCCTGCGTCCGCGACCATAGACCATACCCTTTTCGGGGCTCAATGACACGGCCCGCATTCTCACTCCGTCCGGCTTCGGACTCCCGTTACCGGGTTTGCCCCCGGACTTCGCTACTGACCTGTCGGTTACACTTTGGTCAGGTGGGACTTTCACTGTGCATCTGTTTCAGCCCGGATGCCACGGCAAGCCCTGCATGCGGCGAGGGACACATGCACATTCCCTGATGCCGAGGCAAGCCTCGCAGAAAGGTATCAAAGCGATCACCCACTGGGTAATAATGATAAATTTCAGGGCCTTCGGCCCTTCCCGATGTCCCGGATTTATCCTGGCACAAGCAGCGCCGGGTTAAATTGCATTTTAGTTTTATTTATATTCTTTTTGCTCATAAACTAAAATTGTTGGTAGTCCTATAGAGGTAGTGACAAACAGTGATGCCATCGTCAGCAGCGTTCCATATTTTGAGGGCTCTTTGGGAATTCGCGGGGTAGTAAAACTGACGTATTTTAATAATATGTCTGAATAACAACATATTATGCTTAATAAAGCGCCGAAAACCCGAATATACCGAAAAACGCCCCGATTTTTATTAAAATTTAATATTTAAAGACTGTTACAGTGATACCCATATTTTACTACCCCGCAAGATCCCAAAGAACCATTTTGAGGCGTCTGACGGAGGCCCCCGAAACAACATCACTACTTCTATATGACTACCCAATTCTGATTTTTAACATGACAGCACAGTTTTAAGCTGTCAACGATTGTCTAACACAATGTGTTGAAGATATAGCTAACATCTTCAAATGATAGAAAATTATTCTCAAGTTTATTTAATATATGACTGAATAATTTTCTCATAGGTACCATCTTTTTTTATTTCCTTCAGAATAAGGTCAAACTGTTCTATAATATCAGGCATGACTCGGGTTTTGGAAAAAGCTATATACGTTGGTACACTTTCAATCGAAGGTGATAGTTCTTTTACAGCTTCCTGCTGTCCTAATTTTTTTATCTCATAAAGTATTCCCAAACGTGGCCCGACAATAATATCAAGACGATTTTTGACAAGTTTGAGTACATTAAGACGATAAGCTGAGACCCCTTCAATTTTGCTGATGATACCGGTAGTTACCGCATTATCAAACTTATATCCATATGTAGCTTTATTGACGACACCAAACGTATAATCACTTAATTTTCGGAAGTCACCGTCAAATTTTATCTGAGAATTTTTTCGAACATAAAGAGTGGCAGTTTGATCAAGCAGAACTTCACTCGTATAATTAAGAAAAAGTTCCCGTTCTGGTTTTTTGGTGACAGCGAAAATTGCATCCACTTTCCTTTTTTTGATCCTATTAATCGAATTGGCAAATGGATATAGATTTAGCAAAATTGGTTGGTGCATTCTTGCAAAAACCTCTTTTACAATATCCACCGCTATCCCTTTGATTACGCCTTGTTCTTCGTATTCGGCGGGTGCCTGCTCAAAGGTGACTACTTGCAGGGGAGCTGCTGTACTTTGCATAGTCGGAAGCATAAACAAGCTTATACTTACTCCTAATATTACAAACATTTTAATACATATTCTTTCTATAATATTTTTTTTCTCATCGCAATAATCTGTTGCTAACCTAATTTTTTTCATTTAACCTCCTGTTCTTTTGTAAATTGATATCACCTGAGTTAAGTGAGTCTCTGATTAAAATATAATTCTCATTCAATTGTTGGCAAAATAAGCCGTAAGGGCTAACTACTGATTAACCCGCCAGATTTCCGTGATATCCCGAATCGGGAAAAATGATTACTGTTCACATTCCGAATTTCATAATTCCGGTTAACATCGTAAATACGGTGTTATCCCGACTTCTTGCCGTATAACGCAATTTGGTAGTCCTATAGAAGTAGTGATGAAATATTGACCTTTAATTACAGACATTTAAATGTATATGCTCTTTTAGATATACAAATACCTTCCAATGAAAAACGGTTATGATTGTATGCTTTTCAAGGGTTCATGCCCTGAATGACGTTTATATATTCGAATTATTAAATTTCGAATTCATAAATAACCATTTGTTATTTAAGCATTTATGTCTATCACTACTTCTATAGGACTACCAATATTTGAAAGTATCGGTGAAACGATTCCGCCCTGAGGCGTTCCCGTCACCGGGTGCTTAACGTATCCTTCCGGTTCCGGGATGCCCGCTTTAAGCCACTTGCGAATCAGTTTAAGAAAGGCTCTGTCATCAATCCTCTCTGCCATCATCTCCAGCAACTTGTCATGGTCGATATTGTCGAAGTACCCTTTGATGTCGGCCTCCACTATATATCCGAACACGCCGAACCGGAGTTGAAATGTCAGATCGCTTACCGCATCTTTGGCCCCTCTTCCGGAGCGGTATCCATAGGAACAATCCGGAAATTCAGGTTCATAAACGGATTCCAAAATCTTGGCCGCCGCCTTCTGGACGATCTTGTCTTCAAGGGCGGGTATGCCGAGTGGTTGCTTCTTGCCATTGTCCTTCGGTATGTATTTGCGTTTGATCAGTTTCGCTCGGTACTTTTTCCGTTTGAGTCGTTCCGCCAATTCTTCCAGATTCTTTGAGAGATCGGCTTCGTACTCTTTCACCGTGATGTCGTCATCTGCTATGGCTGAATCCTTATTCAGGTTCTTCCATGCCAAACGAAGCATCTGCGGATTCATTAGTCGGTAAAGATCCCGAAAGCGATGTTGCGGATGAGATTTTGCCTTGTTCGCTATCCCCTGCAGGGAGGTTGGCACATGTATTCCCGATCCTGCTGTGTCCGGCATGTGTTTCCTTTGCAGGCTGCGTACTTCTGTCAAGTCCTTCACCATGTAGCGGGCTTTCCCCGCCTCGGATTACTATGCCTGATACGACTCCCACCCAACCAGGGTTCCTCCACGTCAGCTTTGGTTCCCCTTCCTGTTTTGGCAATCACTTGGGTTTGCGCCGAGTTCTGTATCCGGGTTTCCCCTTCGTGCCTCATTGTCGCCATACCATATGATGCCCAGGAGTCAGATGGGCCTCCCAAGTTTTTGTATGCATCTCTTCATACATGCCACGGCTTGAGAACCCCGCCGGTCTTTCACATCCTTGCCATTAGCGGATGATCTTGTATTGCCTTCGGTGTACGTTACAACCCTCGGCGACCGGAACAATCCCCTTTCGAGGCGATACCAGCACTTCAGGGAGCGAGGTCTCCCCTGCGGCCTGCATGATTCTCTGTGTACGCTTCGTGTGGGTCGTTCGACGGTGTGTCTGTCCTTCCCAATCACGCAACACCCGATACGGGTGGGTGGATAGCCCTTACCCGACAGGGACTCTCACCCTGCAAGATGCACCAAGCTTCGCTTGGCGCGCTAACGTTGCGGATGAGCGGCCGGGTTCAAAGCACTGAGGCTGGCAAACCCGGTCCGCCCGATCCGCGGGATGTGCGGCGCGGGCCAGCAGACTCCGCGTCGCGCATCCCCCGGCAGCGGATCGTGAGTGCTGCCGGTCGATGGAAGTAACCGCGGCGATCCACCGCGGTAGCAGCCGGGAGTCGCGATCTCCCTCATTTGTAATGCGGAGGCTGCTCATCCGCAACGATGTGCGGCGCGTATCGCACCGTGGGACACGCATGGCGACGGCTTTCACTCCTCAGACTGACAGAGTTTATCCAATGTCCGCGACCATACCCTTTTCGGGGCTCAGTGACACGGCCTGTATCCCCGCTCCGTCCGGCTTCGGATTCCCGTTACCGGGTTTGCCCCCGGACTTCGCTACTGATCTGTCGGCCACACTTTGATCAGGTGGGACTTTTACCCAATAGGTAATAATGACAGTTTTCTGGGTCTCAGACCCTTCCCACTGTCCCGGATTTATCTTGGCACAAGCAACGAATAGTGTTCAGTCAGGGTTTGAATGACGGATTGTCTGTTGTCCGAATCTGATACAATCAGGCATTCATTACCCGTCAGCTTAATCTTGACTGAACAATAGTTAGCTTTATTTTTTATTTGGTTGGGTCAACAGCGGCAATACCCGCAAAGTCCATTCCTGTATCTGATTTTAGATCAGAATACAGGCCAAAAGCCGCTATGCCCTGAGTTGCTGTAATTTCAACACTTCCG
This window encodes:
- a CDS encoding substrate-binding periplasmic protein encodes the protein MKRMSLSILLIIFFCVTNVMASEEVLIARVNDWPPFYFQQNGEWVGISIDFYRALSEESGIKMEFKERPWSRAMLDMKKKPIIIGQLALTEDRKKIMNFIGPHSSEKMIIGINKKHLNNDIKNLDDLVLFSKKTGRLIAYQQDVFYSKEFNDRINTGSDFSEHFEKKASYNTVIKMLEAGRISGFLEEKTTLIYKLKYEQKSDIVVIHPFVIGSSDVYFGVSKIVSNKTLKKLHEANERLQSDGTYKKIMDKWSD
- a CDS encoding reverse transcriptase domain-containing protein; the protein is MVKDLTEVRSLQRKHMPDTAGSGIHVPTSLQGIANKAKSHPQHRFRDLYRLMNPQMLRLAWKNLNKDSAIADDDITVKEYEADLSKNLEELAERLKRKKYRAKLIKRKYIPKDNGKKQPLGIPALEDKIVQKAAAKILESVYEPEFPDCSYGYRSGRGAKDAVSDLTFQLRFGVFGYIVEADIKGYFDNIDHDKLLEMMAERIDDRAFLKLIRKWLKAGIPEPEGYVKHPVTGTPQGGIVSPILSNIGSPIEVVIDINA
- a CDS encoding substrate-binding periplasmic protein yields the protein MKKIRLATDYCDEKKNIIERICIKMFVILGVSISLFMLPTMQSTAAPLQVVTFEQAPAEYEEQGVIKGIAVDIVKEVFARMHQPILLNLYPFANSINRIKKRKVDAIFAVTKKPERELFLNYTSEVLLDQTATLYVRKNSQIKFDGDFRKLSDYTFGVVNKATYGYKFDNAVTTGIISKIEGVSAYRLNVLKLVKNRLDIIVGPRLGILYEIKKLGQQEAVKELSPSIESVPTYIAFSKTRVMPDIIEQFDLILKEIKKDGTYEKIIQSYIK
- a CDS encoding transglutaminase-like domain-containing protein; its protein translation is MEEYLKQTEIIDWNHPVILSKAKDLSVNKTSVADVAKSCFEWVRDNIRHIDDYNIQTVSCSASEVITSGSGICYAKSHLLAALLRANRIPAGFCYQRLSINDDGNPYCLHGLNAVFLPKFGWYRIDSRGNREGINAQFSPPKEQLAFQIQFEKEIDFQEILSEPLSEIIEALKKYKTKDELWNNLPDAKLL